In Capricornis sumatraensis isolate serow.1 chromosome 2, serow.2, whole genome shotgun sequence, the DNA window TTTAGAAATAGGTAGACCTCATAGATTCTCACCATAGGCAATTCCAAccattgcttttaaaaagaatgtctaAAACATAACAAAAGAAGCATTCTGAAAATTCCTAAGTAGGAAAAGTAGACCACTAATAGAGGGACATATTTTGTTGCTAtaagtcactaagtcctgtccaactcttttgcgaccccatggactgtagcctgccaggatcttctgcccataggcaagaacactggagtgggctgccatgtccatttcctaggcaaaaacactggagtgggttccactGCCCTagtgcaggagatcttcccgacccagggatcaaacctgcatctcctgcattggccagtgtattctctaccactgggccagcagggaagcccaaaagaggaGTACAGACAATAATAATCCATCTCAttccactgaaaaaataaaaattaccatgTGGACACCAAGAGAATGATACTTTAGTTaactttttattctttagttcagttcagttcagtcgctcagtcgtgtctgactctttctgaccccctgaattgcagcacaccaggcctccctgtccatcaccaactcctggagttcactcaaactcacgtccatcgagtcgatgatgctatccagacatcctctgtcgtccccttctcctcctgccctgaatcctcccagcatcagcgtcttttccaatgagtcaactcttcacatgaggtggccaaagtactggagtttcagctttagcatcattccttccaaagaacgcccaggactgatctcctttaaaatggactggttggatctccttgcagtccaaggaactctcaagagccttctccaacaccacagttcaaaagcatcagttctttggcactcagctttcttatatgAAGACAACAGAGTCATTCTTAGAATACTAATAGTTATTTAACTGACATTTCTTTCTGAGTGCTTTTGATGTAACAAGCACTATTCTAAGTGCTGTGCATACAGTGGTGAGCAAATCAGACAGTCATCTGCATTTTAGAAATTTTGTCCCCATGATGCTGAAAGCTCAGCCTCTCTGTACACCAGTGCCAAATCAAATCTCAAAGTTCTAAAgtggaaaagaatagctttattgctctGCCAGGCAAAGGGAGACACAGTGAGTTCCTGCCCTCAAAAACTATGTGTCCCAACCGAGAAGGATTTCATGAGAAGTTTTATAGCAATGGATCAAGGCTTGGGTCCCGGACAAGATTAGAGTGTGTGCAGggcctggttcaaaattggaaaaggactatgtcaaagctctatattgtcatcctgatAATTTAACTCGTATGCAGAGTATGCAAAATGCATGCAaaatgcaaaatgccgggctggatgaagcacaagctgggttttctattttttgccatgcttgtgggaacttagttccccaaccaggtatcaaacctgggccctcagcaatgagagaacagagtcctaaccactggaccaccaaggaattccctgaagaacaagctggaatcaagattgccaagagaaatatcagcaccctcaggtatgcagatgataccactataagggcagaaagtgaggaggaactaaacagtctcttgaCGAGGGTGAaacaggggagtgaaaaagctggcttaaaactcaacattcaaaaaactaagatcatggcatctggtcccattacttcatgacaaatagaaggggaaaaagtggaaacagtgacagattttaatttcttgggctccaaactcactgtggatggtgactgcagctatgaaattaagacacttactcgttggaaggaaagctatgacaaacctaaacagtgcaTTAAGAAGAAGGTCCATATGTTGCAGAAAGGGGGACCCCTCCAGGGTCCGAGAGttggctcttgtctaacactcagaaatgaattgtctgaggagacacattgtctgaagagacacatgtgctaacaaagcaagagattttattgggaaggggtgcccaggtggagagcagtagggtaagggaacccctGCTCTGCCACAGGGCTCAAAGTTTCACATTTTATGGTAAtgagattagtttctgggttgtctttgaccaatcattctgactcagagtccttcctggtggcacatgcatcagtcagccaagatggatgccagccagaaggattctgggaggtgatctgacacatggtgtctccttttgacctttcccaaactctcctGGTTAGTGGTGGCTTATttgttccatgttccttaccaggacctcctgtcagaaaacaactcatgcaaacgATTaccatggtgcctggccaggatgggcagtttcagtcagtgtacTTCccctagtaaaagctatggtttttccaggaatcatgtacgaatgtgagagttggaccataaagaaggctgagtgtcaaagaattgatgctttcaaactatggtgctggagaagactcttgagagttctttggacagcaagaagatcaaaccagtcaatcctaaaggaaatcaaccctgaatattcattggaaggaccgatgctaaagctgaagcccaatacttttagccacctgatgcaaagagccagctcattggcaaagaccctgaggctgtgaaagattgaaggcaggagaaagggccaacagagtatgagatttgggggctgaatggcatcactgactcaatggacatgagtttgagcaagctctgggagatggtgaaagacagggaagcttggagcactgcagcccatggtgtcacaaggagacacaacttggcgactgaacaacaacaacaacaagcctgCACTCCCTTAATCTTGTCTCAAATGGTCAGTCTCCTAATCTTGAGACCAGCATCTCTGGTCCTGTTAATATTGATTGCTTCAGGGGGTTTCTTGACTGCTTCTCCTTTggttagcaattgtttgaatctgCCATTTGGACCTCAAGGAAGACATGGGGCTGGAATCTTGCCTACAAGAAATGGGAGATAGAAAATGCCTCCATGCCTAGGAGCCCCATAGGGTTTCACTCAGTTTACCCACACATCTTGGATATTTCTCAAACTAATTCAGTAGGGCATATTttaactaagaaaagaaaatccttctATTGAGGCAATTAGATACCACAGTGAGATCCCACTTTCATTACCATCATAACCAGGGACAGTGCAAGAGGAAGAAGGACACTGCTTTTGGCATCAAGACTATGGCTTGAGACCTCCTATGTGGCCTGCATCAGTGAATTGTGTGAGGATAAATAATTTATCAAATCTGGGGAAGACAGAAGTCATATATCATAAGATGAAAAGTTAGTGCAGTCATCATCAGGTGGCTCTACAGGCTTGATAAGTAAAAGCAAAGATACGGAGGGTTATAACCAAGGAGAAGTAGCTAAACTACCACCTTCCATTTTTAACCATAGTTCATAAGAACTCCCTTAATTTCTTTTGAAGTTATTTCAACAGTGTCACTTACttctaaaggaaaacaaaggactAATGTGAAGCATTAATTGGTACTGAtgccaaaatcttggctctctGTGCACGGATGTCAAACAGAAATATAGAGATAGAGTTATAGAGAAAAAAGATAGAGTGGCTTTATTTCCCTGCCAGGCAAAGAAGGACCACAGTAGGTTAGCACCTCAAACACTGTGCTCTCCTCCCTGGGGAATAGGGAGAAGTCTTACAGTCAAGTAGGTGATAAGGATCAAGGCAGTGACAGGTTTGCATTCTTCTAATGGGTTGGTAGTGAGGTAAGGATGAGTCAACATCATCAGCCTTCCAGTTCCAACTGGTCTGAGGTCTACATGCTTCTTATCTGGGCAGCATACCATTGTTGATAGTTAACTTCTTCCtctgggagggggtttcagtatctgcaaaacaactcaaagaTATTATTGTGTGTATCCTCTGAtagggaaccaggaccctgccccaaggctgcactattgtttctcttGACTATTTCTCCCTTATCTTGCATCTTCTCCCTTCCCTAATTAGAACTGCTGATTCTGgccattggaactcagggaagttcatggaggctgaatgaaggctatttcctataatcaaagaaatgggggacacagaaaggctttctACCCAGGAGTCCCATAGGGCCCTTATCAGCATCAGTATTTGTTATTGCTTAGTGgctaggttacccactccagtgttcttgcctggaaaatcccagggatgggggagcctggtgggctgccatctctggggtcccacagagtcagacatgactgaagcgacttagcagcagcagcagcagcagcagcagcggctaggttgcaagctgaaatcaagattgccgggagaaatatcaataacctcagatatgcagatgacaccactcttatggcagaaagtgaagaggaactaaaaagcctcttgatgaaagggaaagaggagagtgaaaaagttgacttaaagctcaacattcagaaaactaagatcatggcatctggtcccatcacttcatggcaaatagatggagaaacagtggaaacagtgtcagactttacttttttgggctccaaaatcactgcagatggtgatttcagccataaaattaaaagacacttactccttggaaggaaagttatgaccaacctagatagcatattgaaaagcagagatattacttggccaacaaaggtccatctagtcaaggctatggtttttccagtggtcatgtatgaatgtaagagtaggactgtgaagaaagctgagcgccgaagaattgatgcttttgagctgttgttctggagaagactcttgagagtcccttggactgcaaggagatccaaccagtccatcctaaaggagaccagtcctgagtattcattggaaggactgatgctgaggctgaaactccaatactttggccacctcatgcgaagagttgactcatttgaaaaaaccctgatgctgggaggaattgggggcaggaggagaaggggataacagaggatgagatggctggatggcatcactggatgcacctgagtttgggtgaactccaggagttggtgatggaaagggaggcctggcctactgcgatgcatggggtcgcaaagagtcggacatgactgagcgactgaactgaactgagtggctaagttttgtccaactctgctgacaagggaaggaaaggaaaaggaagggaagggaagaggaagggaggggaggagaggggaaagcTACAGGCTGACTCTCTAAGGGCACAGCTGAAACAACAGCTTGGAgggaacatatgaaaagatgggGTACCATCCTTCAGGATGCAGTTTATGTATTGAATCAGAAAACTCTAAATGATACCCCAATAGGATGATTACATAGATCTGATAACCAAGGAGTAGAAGCAGGAATGGTTTCCTTTACCATCACTCCTTCTGACCCATGGAAATTTCATGCTTTCATCTCTGTAATGCTGGGCTCTGTCAAGTCAAAGGTTCAGCTCCCCAAAAAGGATGCACTCTTGACAAGGGATATATCAAGGGTCTCCCTGAACTACAATCTACAGCTGCTGCCATGACACTTTGGATTTCTTAGGCCTAGGGAGCAGAAGATGAGGAGTTACCGTACtgtcagggctgctgctgctgctgctgctgctgctgctaagtcgattcattcgactctgtgcgaccccatagacagcaacccaccaggctcccccgtccctgggattctccaggcaagaacactggagtgggttgccatttccttctccaatgcatgaaactgaaaagtgaaagtgaagtcgctcagtcgtgtcctactcttagcgaccccatggactgcagcccaccaggctcctccatccatgggattttccaggcaagagtactggagtggggtaccattgccttctctgctgtcaGGGATAAGCAACACTAATTAGAAGGAAGAGGTAGGACTCTTTTTTACACAATGAGAGCAGAGAAGAATTCATGCAGAACCAAAGTGATCTACTTGGGTGCTTCCCAGCATTTCCATGTAACTGTGAGTCTATATGTACTACAATGTCAGCTGGAGAAAGATATGACTATGAAGGGTTTGGACCATTCAGGATAGAGGGTTTGGGTCCTAATACCAGACAAGCCACTATGACAGCTGAGGGAAGGGGGAATGAGAATGAATGTAAAGGAAGGAGAGGATAGCTGCAGCCCTGAAATCAACCGTAGTAACAGTGACTATATTTTCCCTCTCCTTCTTCTAAATTTCTCTTCAAAAATGGAGTCCCATACAAAGCTTGAAGGAATCGTCTCTTGAACCTATCTGTCAAAGCAGATCTGTGTGGTTCTAGGGCAAGTGTGAAAATGCACTACTCAGATCTCCTGCTGTGGTAATCATAATTAACTGATGACCCCAACTGCCAGCCTGTGAATCTGCTATACTTCTTATAGGCTGCTCTCAGACAATGACTGAGTGTAGATTGGATACTAAGTCAGGCCTATTTCTCAAGAAGCACAACTTCTCTGATAGCCATCTTGAGCTCAAAGACTCTCCATTAGCCTGGCTGAACCTTTTTAGAACTGTGCCTATCCaacctgttttcttttcctccatcttTCACAGAGGTCAGACCTGCATCACAGACTGTGATGAGTTGTGAATTAACTTTTATTTGGGGGCAAGATGAGAACTTAGAGgccaggagacagcatttcagagagctctgagaaactgttctgAAGAGGCACGAGGGAAGGTccgtatatatgtgattttggtgaaggtgggggaatacatgcaatcaagcacaaaTTTTTGCAAAAGGTTGCTGCTAGTCATGTGAAGGTtactgctagtcatgaggagcacACATCACCATGAAAGATAttggtgcttttctagatatgagaaaatgcaaaaattggGCTCATAATCTCCTGAAAATATATGGACTTTTCTggcagtttttcccagagcacaaagtgcctcattcctgatctccaccctgaaatCCTTTCAGAGGATGCTACAGGTCAGCAGCTACAGCAGGtcatcatttaatcctcatagatGTAgatggcggtggtggtttagttgctaagtcgtgtccgactcttgcaaccccatggacagtagcctcccaggcttctctgtccatgggattctccaggcaagaatactggagtgggttgccattcccttctccagggtatcttcccaacccaggaatcgagcccaggtctcctgcattgcaggcagactctttaccaactgagctaccagggaagcccccagatagAAATTACCAATTTGTCATCAGCACTTGACAAACTGGCACTTGCTAACTTGCATTCTATGTACCAATACTACCAGCAGAGCATATGTTTAAAGGTGAAGATCAGACTTAGATTGCCAAGGTTTAGAACTTGTTCTCACCTAACAAGCTCTTGGAACTCAAGTGGAATATTTAGCCACCtgaactttcactttccttgggTGCAAAATCTATCCTTTAGAAGTATGGGGACTAAATAAGGTAGTACCATATAACAGCGCTTGCCACACTACCTGTCACATAAGGTTCTCATGGTAGCTATTTACCTGGCTTAAAAGTACTGGTTTAATATTAAGAGAAACTAACAAGTAAGAAACATTAAATCTATTATCTATTATTCCATCAATTTGGTCGCCTAAATCTGGCTTCCCTTGTTCATCTTCCCATTACTGCagtctctcctggagaaggaaatggcaacccactccagtactcttgcttggagaatcccatggcgggaggagcctggtaggctacagtccatggggtcgcaaagagtcggacacgactgagcgactatattttactttactcCATTTCACACAGGAGGTAAAAACTCCAAGACTTCAGTGTTCTCCAGAAGGTAAAACAAAGAACACTGGTAGTTAATACAAACACAAATTCTTTGCCGTCCTGTGACGCGTTTCTGGGGAACCCAGCATAGGGCCAGCCCATACCTACCTAACCCCGCCCTTCCGATTTCTGGAGGCCGGAGACAAATCACAACGCAGCGTGGAAGTCACCTAGCTTCCGGCTAGCTACGCTGGAATTGAGGTGCACAAACGGCCTCCAAGGCGATTTACAGATCGATTGTTTATTGGCTACTAGCAAGCACTCGCTCTCCGCATTGGCTGTTACTACCCGGCGCCAATGTTCGCGCAGGATGTTCGCTGCAGCTAGTGAGAGTGACAGACACTGCACCTAAATTTCCGGTTCCGGTTCACCGCTGGCGCCATGGCGACCGTTAGAGGGTCGAGGTATCTGCTGACAATAGGCAGATGGCGCCGCAGCTTTGGAATAGCGCCCCAGTTCCGAGTGAGtacctcttttccctgctttcaaaagaAGCTTTGGACCTCAAGAACAGCTCCTCTCCGAGGAGGTGCGCTTTCGGCAGCTCCTCCTTTAGCCTCCCGCAGCCATCTTCTGTGCCCCccattagcttttctttttctgcaggcGCTTGCTGCCCTTGTGCCCGGCGTATCCCACGTGGATAACAAGTCCGATTTCCTGGGGAAGAGGCCCCATCGCCGGCACCCTGGCATCTTGCAGCTGTCATGCGTGCGGCTGCCGCAAGGATTGGCTGAAGCCGCGCAGTTACTGCTGCTAGGTGAGTAAAGATGGGAAATGGAAGCTCAAGAAGCGAAGATTGGACCCTGCGTACAAGTGATTCCTCTTTGCATCTTTGGTCCATAGAGAGCTCGATGCCCAATATGGAGAAACAGGTGCAAGCCCTAACCAATTATCTCTGGAGCCGGCATTTACCTGTAGAGCCAGAGGAGCTACAAAGACGGGCTGTTCTTCTTGAGAAAAAAATCCTGGAAAACGCAGGTAggtcttttcaaaaataaagagtAAGCCAAATAGAAAGAGCAGAGGGAAATGAAGAGCTAGTAATAATTCTGCAGCCTCTTAAATAGATACTAAAATTTCTTATTTGACTTTCTAACCAGAGTAGTTATTCATAATGTTGCCTTTCTAAAAGAAGATAAGTAATTTCAGAGATTGCCTACTAAATTCAGGGCTTTAGTAAAGATCAATGAGTGCTTCAGTCTACTGTAAAAATttagatctttgttttttttccccaagtccaCTGGATTAAGACCGTCTTAAGTTTTTGTTCAGGTAAAATAAAGTCCCTCTCCAGTACTACAGGGAAAGGAAAATTAGTTTGTCAAGTTGTTTTCATGATTGTGAGTTCCTTCCTATTAAGAGGCCTGCCTTTTGTTCATTTTGTATTCCCTGACTTCTTGTAGTACCTGGTTCGTAGTAGGCACTCCGTAGGTAAAATagtactgaactgaacacaattgTAAGACAAGTTTTTCAAGCCCCTTTCCTTCCTATAGGAACTTTGGAGACATCACATTATTAAATTGGGGGGAAGTGAAGAAATCTACAAAGTACTGTCTTTATCCTatcctttaactttttattacacTTGCTTTTAATACAGAACAAAACCTGTGAGATAAAGTTGGTTGAATTGAATGAATTGCTGTTAGAGGCAATATATTATCTGATAtactatggtggtggtggtggtcattaTTATTCTTACCTGAAACTCTTCTCTAGTTTGGCTTCTCTCTTAAGCATTTTCCATGTGGGAATTGGTAGGGAATGGCAGGCAGTAAATTCAGATATTGTATCTGAGCCCTGTTCTTCCTAGGTCCTTACTTCCAGTGCTTGTTCTTACCCCAGACtcatgtcagacagagaaacatcATGAAGAAGTCCTGCGTGCCTTGCGCAGAACTACCTATCATTGGCAAGAATTGAGGTAAGGGAGACTAGAAGGGCTGCAGAAGAAGGAAAAGTTTGGCTTTTGAGAAGGAGAGTTGGGGAAATACAATTACACCATTTAGTGTGTGAAAAGGCAATCTGGTTTATAAGCCTCCCTAAGACTTGTCTGTATTGATCAGTGAAAGGGTTGAGCTGGAAGAGCCCTTTGCAAAGATTTCATTTCCTAAAAGTCTGGAGGGTAGCTGCAGGATAGAGATTAATTCCCAGTGGTATGTCTGATTTTTCTGGCAGCTACAATGAGGGACTGAGCCTGGTGTATATGGCAGCAAGACTGGATGGTGGCTTTGCAGCAGTTTCCAGAGCTTTCCATGAGGTGAAATTCCCTCAACTTCCAACCAGAAACTTTACTATCAGTTCCCTTTTTCATAAAGTAATCTGGGGCAAGATTCTTGGGACATTACATGTGCATTTTTTTCGAGAGGTTCTCTTTATCCTCTGAAAGGAATTTTTGACCCAAAAAAAAAGGTTTAGAATCACTGTTCTAAGAGCTTTCTATTCTATAAGGCATTTACACTGAATCTTGACATTTACGGCTCGTTTCCTCTGTTGCGGTCCCCTAATTCATGTTTACCAAGACCCTAAATAAGTGTCTGTCTTCCCCACTGTGGGGTATTGAATATTTCTTCAGATCCAAGCTCGCCTTCCAGAGTTCCAGCCACAAACCTTGATGGACTTTGGCTCGGGTACTGGCTCTGTCATCTGGTGagtatctttctctgtctctgtcagtTCCAACTCTAGAGAGTTAGAGCTAGCTTATGCCACGTCAATATCAAGACACTGGAGAaccaaaggaagaagaggaaaattgGAACTGATGTGTTTCTTCCCTCAGATTAGACAAGGCATGAGAAGGTATATAAATTAGGGTCAGAACTTAATGTCAAGTGAAAAAACCCACATTTAGAAggataaaaaaggaaaggaatttgATCTCGGACAGGGATTAACATGTCAGcaagatttttgtgtgtgtgttcacgtaGTTTTTGAGTCTTCTTAATAGTTGTAGATGAAACAAGAAAATAAGATTGCTAGTTTTTCCAACTATTTTAACATAGCGCTCTGTTTCCCCAAGGTTGGGTTAGGGACAGAGGGGTCTCTTGTAGGAATAACTTTGTCGTAAGAACTGAAGATTTATTTTTTGCCACTTTAGGGCTGCTCATAGTACTTGGGGTCAGAGCCTACGTGAGTATATGTGTGTGGACAGCTCAGCTGCCATGTTGGAATTGGCAGAAAAGCTGCTGAAAGGTGAGGACAAAATGTAAGGAAGGGTTTTTCCAAAGTTGAAGGcatttgcaaagcaaaggagTACCAGAAAGGGTCTTTTATTGGGGAGTAGAGGAGAGGCCGGAAAGTTAAAGATGGGTCTGATACAATGACCCTGTTGAAGATGCTGGAGGCCCCTGTTGGACTATGGATGGGTAGGGTAAGAATAACAGGACAAATGACCCAGTATTCCCCCTGCCCTTTTTTTCAGTTGTCTACTCTGTTGCATCTCATCCTCAGCTAGCATTTTGTCCCTTCAGTTTATACCTACAGTCATATTTGCCACATCTCTACTTTCCTCCACAGGTGGTTCAGGATCTGGGATGCCTTGTGTTCCAGGTGTCTTTTTCAGACAGTTTCTACCTGTATCACCCAAGGCAAGTGGCAGTGTTGAAAGTATGCCAGATGTGGAGTATGCAGATGGAAAACTGTGGTCCTGGCTTTACAACCTAGCATTGAATgttagaaagtaaaagaaagcagaagaaatttAGTGGGATAGACCTTTGTTGTACTCTTTAAAAGACGGAGATGTCAAGGTCGGTCGTTTTCCTCGTCTTGTGCACCAGGTGCAATTCGATGTGGTGGTAGCAGCCTTTTCTCTCAGTGAACTGCCCAGCAAGGCCGACCGCACTGACGTGGTCCAAACCTTATGGCGCAAGACAGGTCGTTTTCTGGTAAGTGGAAGCCCCTTTTTCCCTTCAAGTTTTTAAGCAGCTTCATGGGTCTGTTTCATGCCTTTCCTTGTCCCCATTGGAGCTTGTCTTCGTTTTTAACCATTTTCATCCTACATAGATCCCTTTGTCCCTCTTTTCAGGTCTCCATCTGCATCATGTATGTAATACCCGTGTCATGTAGAATCCCTATTCTATTTGGGAATGCTCTGACAGAGCTACTGACATTCATGTTTTCATGTAATTCAAGGCTTCTTACTTTCCCTTTTGTAATCAGGTATTGGTAGAGAATGGAACAAAAGCTGGGCACTCCCTTCTCATGGACGCCAGGGACCTGGTCCTTAATGTAaggttctttttccttctttcacctTACCCTCCTTTCCCCACTTATTCTCACCAGTTCTTGGCACTCCCTTGAAAACTGAAGGGAC includes these proteins:
- the METTL17 gene encoding ribosome assembly protein METTL17, mitochondrial, translated to MATVRGSRYLLTIGRWRRSFGIAPQFRALAALVPGVSHVDNKSDFLGKRPHRRHPGILQLSCVRLPQGLAEAAQLLLLGDSMPNMEKQVQALTNYLWSRHLPVEPEELQRRAVLLEKKILENADSCQTEKHHEEVLRALRRTTYHWQELSYNEGLSLVYMAARLDGGFAAVSRAFHEIQARLPEFQPQTLMDFGSGTGSVIWAAHSTWGQSLREYMCVDSSAAMLELAEKLLKGGSGSGMPCVPGVFFRQFLPVSPKVQFDVVVAAFSLSELPSKADRTDVVQTLWRKTGRFLVLVENGTKAGHSLLMDARDLVLNRKEKSPLDPRPGFVFAPCPHELPCPQLTASKPLACSFSQAYHPIPFSWNKKPKEEKFSLVILARGSPEEANRWPRITQPVLKRPRHVHCHLCCPDGHMQHAVITARRHGRDLYRCARVSSWGDLLPVITPSELSPSPAQDAPES